The Candidatus Limnocylindrales bacterium genome has a segment encoding these proteins:
- a CDS encoding hemerythrin domain-containing protein has protein sequence MNAIQLLTEDHNKVTGLFDEYEATDDINRKKEIAEKVFMELEVHSKIEEEIFYPAVRSKTDEEGKSLISESIEEHQRVKDLIQELRDLDPEKDEFDDKFDELIDNVEHHVDEEESEVFSKAEEYFGNELDRLGSEMETRKEQLMTSPRYISS, from the coding sequence ATGAATGCCATTCAATTACTTACCGAGGACCATAACAAAGTAACCGGCTTATTCGATGAATATGAAGCAACAGACGATATAAATCGGAAGAAGGAAATTGCCGAGAAGGTTTTTATGGAGCTTGAAGTTCACTCTAAAATCGAAGAAGAGATCTTTTATCCGGCCGTAAGGTCGAAAACGGATGAGGAAGGTAAGTCTCTGATTTCTGAGAGTATTGAAGAACACCAGAGGGTTAAAGACCTCATTCAAGAACTTCGGGACCTTGATCCTGAAAAGGATGAATTTGATGATAAATTCGACGAGCTTATAGATAACGTCGAGCACCATGTGGATGAAGAAGAAAGCGAAGTGTTTTCTAAGGCCGAAGAGTATTTCGGTAACGAGCTGGATCGTTTAGGCTCAGAAATGGAAACCCGCAAGGAACAACTTATGACTTCCCCTCGCTATATATCTTCTTAA